A genomic stretch from Flavobacterium humidisoli includes:
- the hisS gene encoding histidine--tRNA ligase, with the protein MASKPSIPKGTRDFSPAKVSKRQYIIQTIKANFEKFGFQPIETPSFENSDTLMGKYGEEGDRLIFKILNSGNFFYNKSKIELPESIEELQLNSAEKITLEQRIELNKFTGKISEKALRYDLTVPFARYVVQHQSEIEFPFKRYQIQPVWRADNPQKGRFREFFQCDADVVGSKSLWQEVELVQLYDTVFTSLGLEGVTIKINNRKILSGIAEVIGASDKLIDFTVALDKLDKIGEDGVKKEMIEKGISEDALVKVQPLFSFSGTFADKIAQLSELLSSSEEGMKGVEELKFICDNVAELGLSTAILDLDVTLARGLNYYTGAIFEVAAPKTVAMGSIGGGGRYDDLTGIFGLKNMSGVGISFGLDRIYLVLEELQLFPDTVAATSKALFLNFGDKEALYASQAIQKLRKENIKVELYPDSVKVGKQFQYADKRLIPFAVLVGDQEITSNSYTLKNLVTGEQVSVDFDGLKNALLA; encoded by the coding sequence ATGGCTTCAAAACCAAGTATACCAAAAGGAACAAGAGATTTTTCACCAGCAAAGGTGTCAAAACGTCAATATATTATTCAGACTATAAAAGCTAATTTCGAGAAATTTGGATTTCAGCCAATCGAAACGCCTTCGTTTGAAAACTCAGACACTCTAATGGGGAAATACGGAGAAGAAGGAGATCGTCTGATTTTTAAAATCTTAAATTCTGGTAACTTTTTCTACAATAAAAGTAAAATTGAATTGCCAGAATCAATTGAAGAATTACAATTAAATTCTGCTGAGAAAATTACTTTAGAACAAAGAATTGAATTGAATAAATTCACAGGAAAAATTTCTGAGAAAGCCTTACGTTATGATTTGACCGTTCCGTTTGCAAGATATGTGGTGCAACACCAAAGTGAAATTGAATTTCCATTTAAAAGATACCAAATCCAGCCAGTTTGGAGAGCAGATAATCCGCAAAAAGGGCGTTTTAGAGAATTTTTTCAATGTGACGCCGATGTTGTAGGTTCAAAATCACTTTGGCAGGAAGTTGAATTAGTTCAATTATACGATACTGTTTTTACTTCTTTAGGTTTAGAAGGCGTTACAATTAAAATCAATAACCGAAAAATTTTATCTGGAATTGCTGAGGTAATTGGCGCTTCAGATAAATTAATCGATTTTACGGTTGCTCTTGATAAATTGGATAAAATTGGAGAAGATGGCGTAAAGAAAGAAATGATAGAAAAAGGAATTTCTGAGGATGCTTTAGTAAAAGTACAGCCACTTTTTAGTTTCTCAGGAACTTTTGCAGACAAAATTGCACAGCTTTCAGAATTATTGTCATCTTCTGAGGAAGGTATGAAAGGTGTTGAAGAGCTTAAATTTATATGTGATAATGTCGCTGAATTAGGACTCTCTACTGCTATTTTAGATTTGGATGTGACATTAGCTCGTGGTTTAAATTATTATACAGGAGCTATTTTTGAAGTTGCAGCTCCAAAAACCGTTGCCATGGGGTCTATTGGAGGTGGCGGAAGATACGACGATTTGACGGGTATTTTTGGTTTGAAAAATATGAGCGGTGTTGGAATCTCTTTTGGTTTGGATAGAATTTATCTAGTTTTAGAAGAATTGCAGTTATTCCCTGACACTGTCGCGGCTACCTCAAAAGCATTGTTTTTGAATTTTGGAGACAAAGAAGCGCTTTATGCTTCGCAGGCAATTCAGAAATTGAGAAAAGAAAATATAAAAGTGGAATTGTATCCTGATAGTGTAAAAGTTGGAAAACAATTTCAATATGCAGACAAACGTTTAATTCCGTTTGCAGTATTGGTTGGAGATCAAGAAATTACTTCAAATTCTTATACGCTTAAAAATTTAGTGACAGGAGAGCAGGTTTCTGTTGATTTCGACGGATTGAAAAATGCTTTGCTGGCTTAA
- a CDS encoding nucleotide exchange factor GrpE, which yields MKFKNIFKNKSNMTTENTEFDQELDDVTLENNANGEQLIVEELSVEEQLAKDLAHEKDKFLRLFAEFENYKKRTSKERLDLFKTANQEVLLAMLPVLDDFDRATVEINKSEDENLKKGVELIHEKLKSTLVSKGLEQVEIQAGDAFNADIAEAITQIPAPSDKLKGKIVDVIEKGYKLGDKIIRYPKVVVGN from the coding sequence ATGAAGTTTAAAAATATTTTTAAAAATAAAAGTAATATGACTACGGAAAATACAGAATTCGATCAGGAATTAGACGATGTAACGTTAGAGAACAATGCCAACGGAGAACAGTTAATTGTTGAAGAATTAAGTGTTGAGGAGCAATTAGCTAAAGACTTGGCTCATGAAAAAGATAAGTTTTTAAGATTATTTGCTGAATTTGAAAATTACAAAAAAAGAACTTCAAAAGAGCGTCTTGATTTATTTAAAACAGCAAATCAAGAGGTTTTATTGGCTATGCTTCCGGTTTTAGATGATTTTGACAGAGCGACAGTAGAGATCAATAAGTCAGAGGATGAGAATTTGAAAAAAGGTGTTGAGTTGATTCACGAAAAACTGAAAAGTACTTTAGTTTCTAAAGGTTTAGAGCAAGTTGAAATTCAAGCAGGAGATGCTTTCAATGCTGATATTGCTGAGGCAATTACCCAAATTCCAGCACCGTCTGATAAATTAAAAGGGAAAATTGTTGATGTTATTGAAAAAGGATACAAATTAGGAGACAAAATTATTCGTTACCCTAAAGTTGTTGTAGGAAACTAA